In Microscilla marina ATCC 23134, the genomic window CCACCGTAAAGCAACTCGAAAAAAGACTATGGAAAAACCAGGTATTTTTAGAGTTGCTTTGGACAGGCAACCTCATTCATCCGGCAGATTTACCCTTTCCTTTGAATAGCTTGTCTAATGTATTTACCGATTTTCGGAAAGAAATAGAACAAGGGCTGAAAGTGCGTGAGGCAGTGACACTCCCCGATACTTTGCCTTTGTTGCCCCCTGGAGTTGAGGCAGGGAGTTTGCCTAAACTCACCGATTTGGGCTTGACCCATACCACGCCCGACACCAGAGCAGTCCTGCACTTCAAAGGGGGCGAAACAGCAGGTTTGCAACGCATAGAGGACTACATCTGGCAACGAAGTTTGCTTCAGCATTACAAAGACACCCGCAATGGCTTGCTGGGAGCCGATTATTCTACCAAGTTCTCTCCCTGGTTGGCCAACGGAGCCATTTCTGCCCGAACGGTATACCACGAGATAAAAAAATATGAGCAGCAAGTAGTCAAAAACAAGTCTACCTATCACTTGGTGTTTGAGTTGCTATGGCGCGAATATTTTCGTTTGGTGGCACGCAAATACGGACACCGTATTTTTGTAAAAGGAGGGATCAAAGCCAAAGGTGAGGTAGAGATGTCGTCTAACCGAAAACGCACCTTTAAGCGTTGGAAAAACGGTGAAACAGGCATTCCTTTTATAGATGCCAACATGCGGGAGTTAAATGCTACTGGTTTTATGTCGAACCGGGGCAGGCAAAACGTGGCAAGCTACCTAACCAAAGACCTCAAAATTAATTGGGTACACGGAGCCATGTATTTTGAGTCGCAATTGATAGACTATGACGTGAGCAGCAATTGGTGCAACTGGAACTATGTAGCCGGGGTGGGCAACGACCCTCGCAAAGACCGTTACTTTGACATACTGTCGCAAGCCAACCGGTATGACAACAAAGGAGCCTATGTAAAGCATTGGTTGCCCGAACTGGCAAGTATACCCGAAAACAAAGTACACGAACCACATCAACTGAAGGCCACCGAACAACAAGCCTATGAGATGATTCTGGGGCAAGATTACCCCAAGCCTATTCCTGGTAAAAAATGATGTTGAAACGGGGAAAGGATGTTTTTGCTAACTTGGTATAAATAAAAACCCCAGACCGAAAAACCTGGGGTTTGATTAATATATATCAACTAACGTTCATTGATTTAAATCACTTAAAAATCAACGCCTTATACGCTTGCTTAGTTGCGCAGATCAGCCACAGACTTGTCGCTTGTCGCTAAAAGCTTGAGGCTACATAGGCATCGCCTTAAAATCTGGCATTGCCCGGAGTACGTGGAAACGGTATTACATCGCGGATGTTTGCCATACCAGTAATAAACAAGATGAAACGCTCGAAGCCTAGCCCAAACCCACTGTGAGGAGCTGAACCAAATCGGCGTAAGTCTAAATACCACTCTAGTTCGTGGTGGGGAATGCCCACCTCGTCCATGCGGGTTTTTAAATGCTCTAAATCATCTTCACGTTGCGAACCACCAATGATCTCGCCAATACCTGGCACCAATATATCCATAGCGCGCACGGTTTCTCTGCCTTCTTCTTCGCCCTCGTTTTGCTTCATATAAAAAGCCTTGATGTTGCGAGGGTAGTCGTATACAATGACTGGCTTTTTGAAGTGCTTTTCTACCAAATAGCGCTCGTGCTCCGATTGCATGTCAATGCCCCATTCTACCGGAAACTTAAACTTC contains:
- a CDS encoding DASH family cryptochrome, with the protein product MENKQKINNLRTQVKIVWFRNDLRVHDNDVLAKAASDADYLLPVYCFDPRQYETTSLGFAKTGAHRAQFLIETLANLRANLEAKGSGLVIRIGKPEEVIADLAKATQAKAVYASQEIGTEEDATVKQLEKRLWKNQVFLELLWTGNLIHPADLPFPLNSLSNVFTDFRKEIEQGLKVREAVTLPDTLPLLPPGVEAGSLPKLTDLGLTHTTPDTRAVLHFKGGETAGLQRIEDYIWQRSLLQHYKDTRNGLLGADYSTKFSPWLANGAISARTVYHEIKKYEQQVVKNKSTYHLVFELLWREYFRLVARKYGHRIFVKGGIKAKGEVEMSSNRKRTFKRWKNGETGIPFIDANMRELNATGFMSNRGRQNVASYLTKDLKINWVHGAMYFESQLIDYDVSSNWCNWNYVAGVGNDPRKDRYFDILSQANRYDNKGAYVKHWLPELASIPENKVHEPHQLKATEQQAYEMILGQDYPKPIPGKK